In Oryzias melastigma strain HK-1 linkage group LG16, ASM292280v2, whole genome shotgun sequence, a single genomic region encodes these proteins:
- the LOC112137684 gene encoding adhesion G protein-coupled receptor B1 (The sequence of the model RefSeq protein was modified relative to this genomic sequence to represent the inferred CDS: added 80 bases not found in genome assembly): protein MANIFFLPGQARWPFPVLLLYFVPLLPMRSWCQVVPSSLDFDSCSTLIQNRFFGYFLSSSVFPTVPCSWTLQNPDPRRYTIFIKLTKPTNDCVPSQLRTFQYDSFLETTHTYLGMESFDEVVGLCDASVPVAFLEAGRQFLQIRKGPPRAGMLVPRASGDFKTEYLVVGKRNPSMAACQMLCQWLEDCLASSTSNRPCGIMQTPCLCWEPPPLLSQSDNCYHNGLYLENCLPSIKDSEKVDQNGGWSAWSSWAQCSSECGGGIQTRTRTCQ, encoded by the coding sequence atggcaaacatatttttccttCCTGGCCAAGCAAGGTGGCCTTTCCCAGTGCTGCTTTTGTACTTTGTCCCTCTTCTTCCAATGAGGAGTTGGTGCCAGGTCGTCCCCTCTAGTTTAGATTTTGATTCCTGCTCCACTTTAATCCAGAACCGGTTCTTTGggtattttttatcttcatctgTGTTTCCCACTGTGCCTTGCTCATGGACCCTGCAGAACCCAGATCCACGTCGCTACACCATCTTCATCAAGTTGACCAAGCCCACTAATGACTGTGTGCCCTCACAACTGCGCACATTCCAGTACGATTCCTTCCTGGAGACCACACACACCTACCTCGGCATGGAAAGCTTTGATGAAGTGGTGGGTCTGTGTGATGCCTCCGTGCCAGTGGCCTTCCTTGAGGCGGGAAGgcagtttctgcagatcaggAAGGGACCTCCTCGGGCTGGCATGCTGGTTCCTCGCGCCAGTGGGGATTTCAAAACTGAGTACCTTGTAGTTGGCAAGCGCAATCCAAGCATGGCAGCCTGTCAAATGCTGTGCCAGTGGCTTGAAGACTGCTTGGCCTCCAGCACGTCCAACAGGCCTTGTGGCATCATGCAGACCCCATGTTTGTGCTGGGAACCACCACCACTGCTCAGCCAGTCGGACAACTGTTATCACAACGGGCTCTACCTGGAAAACTGTTTACCCAGCATCAAAGACAGTGAAAAGGTTGATCAAAACGGTG